From a region of the candidate division KSB1 bacterium genome:
- a CDS encoding response regulator yields the protein MEGPLKILLVEDDPDQASLIKNRLQNFNSYFEVEIACSGDACLKELAQNHYITIILDYCLLEYNGTEVLSKIKQTGIDTPVIVLSTNDSERNAVEALKDGAYDYLVKDSGYLTLLPKAVQRALEKNQTDSKLRESKEKNRELFEKVLVSKKRLQTMFDGIEDIIYEVNKDYEIVLANKKFAELCNSQPENLIGKKCYEVYFNCKSCVDCPVKSTLETLHPHSVEKTNGVDVYDIRSYPIFNVNGELESIAVYSKNITEKKGLEKSLIQSEKLATIGLLASGIAHELRNPLNIIETARYYIDEFLPEKSNDIAAKLEIISKNVKRASKIINSLLEYSRHSEYEHESIDLEKLVSDTLSLIEKEFVVKNIEYIFEGKPNTVAYFNMDSLKQVLLNVILNAIQAMPNGGQLAISVNKNPADSVDIKISDTGIGIPEENLPHLFSPFFTTKEVGVGTGLGLYVSHMIIEREGGKIRVDSKLDEGTTFTISLPASEESESVAVA from the coding sequence ATGGAAGGTCCTTTAAAAATACTTCTTGTTGAAGACGACCCGGATCAAGCGAGTTTAATTAAGAACCGTTTGCAAAATTTCAATTCTTATTTTGAAGTTGAGATTGCTTGTTCCGGAGATGCCTGCCTGAAAGAACTTGCCCAAAACCACTACATAACCATTATTCTCGATTACTGTCTGCTTGAATATAATGGCACAGAAGTTCTAAGCAAAATAAAGCAGACGGGAATTGACACACCGGTCATTGTGCTGTCAACAAATGACAGTGAAAGGAATGCTGTTGAGGCTTTAAAAGATGGTGCGTACGATTACCTTGTTAAGGATTCCGGTTATTTGACACTTCTTCCCAAAGCTGTTCAAAGAGCGCTTGAAAAAAATCAGACAGATAGTAAGCTTAGAGAGTCAAAGGAAAAAAACCGGGAGCTCTTTGAAAAAGTGCTGGTCAGTAAAAAGCGACTGCAAACCATGTTCGATGGCATCGAAGATATTATCTACGAGGTAAACAAGGATTATGAGATTGTCCTCGCCAATAAGAAATTTGCGGAACTTTGCAACAGTCAGCCGGAAAATCTCATCGGAAAAAAATGTTACGAAGTTTACTTCAATTGCAAGTCCTGCGTTGACTGTCCGGTAAAATCAACCCTTGAGACATTGCATCCGCATTCTGTTGAAAAAACGAATGGTGTGGATGTTTATGACATTCGAAGTTATCCCATTTTTAATGTCAACGGTGAGTTGGAATCCATTGCCGTCTACTCGAAAAATATTACTGAGAAAAAGGGACTCGAAAAGTCTTTAATTCAATCTGAAAAGTTGGCAACGATTGGTCTTCTTGCCTCCGGCATCGCTCACGAATTGCGGAATCCGCTAAACATCATTGAAACCGCCCGCTACTATATCGATGAATTTTTACCCGAAAAAAGTAACGACATCGCGGCAAAGTTAGAGATTATCAGCAAAAATGTTAAACGTGCGTCTAAGATAATTAACAGTCTGCTGGAATACTCAAGGCACTCCGAATATGAACATGAATCGATTGATTTGGAAAAACTTGTTTCAGATACCTTGTCGCTTATTGAAAAAGAGTTTGTCGTCAAGAATATCGAGTATATTTTCGAGGGCAAACCAAACACAGTTGCTTATTTCAACATGGACTCACTCAAGCAAGTGTTGCTAAATGTCATTCTTAACGCAATTCAAGCGATGCCAAATGGCGGGCAGCTCGCGATCTCTGTCAACAAAAATCCTGCAGACTCAGTTGACATTAAAATTTCTGATACTGGAATCGGCATACCTGAGGAAAATTTACCCCATTTGTTCTCCCCCTTTTTTACCACAAAAGAAGTTGGCGTCGGCACTGGATTAGGGTTGTATGTCTCACACATGATTATCGAAAGAGAAGGCGGGAAAATCCGTGTTGATAGTAAATTGGATGAGGGCACGACCTTTACGATCTCACTACCTGCATCTGAAGAAAGTGAGTCAGTTGCAGTAGCATAG